The Streptomyces sp. Mut1 genome window below encodes:
- a CDS encoding PP2C family protein-serine/threonine phosphatase, producing the protein MNMSQNRQESALPRCPGCEEPLEQGDLFCGACGYDLSAVPEPPPDRPTVAIATPGPGTGAPPAGAPGAGAPHAGAPRAAAPSGARLDGPARSGDFELAAPGAAAPDPRLSPKPAQAVATAPAAGAKLCVACRAGRVDGDGYCENCGHAQPRERDHMEQELGSVAAVSDRGLRHHRNEDSFAVSTTALPDGSAAVVAIVCDGVSSASRPDEASAAAASTANESLLEALPRGTHPQQAMHEAIVAASESVNRLAQEPDRGREPHRHQNAPACTLVGAVMASGLLVVGWVGDSRVYWVPEDRSTAPARLTEDDSWAAQMVATGLMSEAEAYADERAHAITGWLGADAYELEPHTVSFKPDRPGLVVVCTDGLWNYAESAAEMAAAVPEDAYERPLHGARVLVGHALDGGGHDNVTVALLPFAVSPQGAGSA; encoded by the coding sequence GGCGACCTGTTCTGCGGTGCGTGCGGGTACGACCTGTCCGCCGTGCCGGAGCCGCCGCCGGACCGCCCGACGGTCGCCATCGCCACGCCGGGCCCGGGTACGGGCGCGCCGCCGGCCGGTGCGCCCGGCGCGGGTGCGCCGCATGCCGGGGCGCCGCGCGCCGCCGCGCCTTCCGGGGCGCGCCTCGACGGCCCGGCCCGCTCCGGGGACTTCGAGCTGGCCGCCCCGGGGGCGGCCGCGCCCGATCCGCGGCTGTCCCCGAAGCCGGCGCAGGCCGTCGCGACGGCCCCCGCGGCCGGCGCCAAGCTGTGTGTGGCCTGCCGGGCCGGCCGGGTCGACGGCGACGGCTACTGCGAGAACTGCGGCCACGCGCAGCCGCGCGAGCGCGACCACATGGAGCAGGAGCTCGGTTCGGTCGCCGCGGTCAGCGACCGGGGGCTGCGCCACCACCGCAACGAGGACTCGTTCGCGGTGTCCACGACCGCCCTGCCGGACGGCTCGGCGGCCGTGGTGGCGATCGTGTGCGACGGGGTGTCGTCGGCCAGCCGGCCGGACGAGGCCTCGGCCGCGGCGGCGAGCACGGCCAACGAGTCCCTGCTGGAGGCGCTGCCGCGCGGCACGCATCCGCAGCAGGCGATGCACGAGGCGATCGTGGCGGCCTCGGAGTCGGTCAACCGGCTGGCCCAGGAGCCGGACCGGGGGCGCGAACCGCACCGCCATCAGAACGCCCCGGCGTGCACGCTGGTCGGCGCGGTGATGGCGAGCGGTCTGCTGGTCGTCGGCTGGGTCGGCGACAGCCGCGTGTACTGGGTGCCCGAGGACCGCTCCACGGCGCCCGCCCGGCTGACCGAGGACGACTCCTGGGCCGCGCAGATGGTCGCGACGGGCCTGATGAGCGAGGCGGAGGCGTACGCGGACGAGCGCGCCCACGCCATCACGGGCTGGCTCGGCGCCGACGCCTACGAACTGGAGCCGCACACCGTCTCGTTCAAACCGGACCGGCCCGGCCTCGTGGTGGTCTGCACGGACGGCCTGTGGAACTACGCGGAGTCCGCGGCCGAGATGGCCGCCGCGGTCCCCGAGGACGCGTACGAACGACCGCTGCACGGCGCACGGGTGCTGGTGGGTCACGCCCTCGACGGCGGGGGCCACGACAACGTAACAGTGGCCCTGCTGCCGTTCGCCGTGTCACCGCAGGGGGCAGGCTCCGCCTGA
- a CDS encoding vWA domain-containing protein, which yields MANFSKSNVPQFSVEVYQNEFLPEGGREVNGIITVTSTGGGTTGGVPLAGASGPGRATGAAVVIMVDCSGSMDYPPTKMRNARDATAAAIDTLRDGTSFAVVDGTHVAREVYPGNGRLAVADARTRAQAKEALRRLSAGGGTAIGTWLRLADRLLGSADVDIRHGILLTDGRNEHESPEDLRAALDACAGRFTCDARGVGTDWEVKEVTAIASALLGTADIVADPAGLAADFTQMMENAMGKEVADVALRLWTPVGVEIQYVKQVAPTVADLTDRRTEAGPRAGDYPTGSWGDESRDYHVCVRVPEAGIGQEMLAARVSLILPDPAGGAPQTLSQGLVRAVWTDDMVASTSINPQVAHYTGQAELAQVIQQGLDARKSGDFDGATAKLGRAVQLASASGNEDTAKLLSKVVDVVDAATGTVRLKAKVAEADEMTLETRSTKTVRVKK from the coding sequence ATGGCCAACTTCTCCAAGTCGAACGTGCCGCAGTTCTCCGTCGAGGTGTACCAGAACGAATTCCTGCCCGAGGGCGGCCGTGAGGTCAACGGCATCATCACGGTCACTTCGACCGGGGGCGGCACCACCGGGGGCGTGCCCCTGGCGGGCGCGTCCGGGCCGGGGCGGGCCACCGGCGCCGCCGTGGTGATCATGGTGGACTGTTCGGGTTCGATGGACTACCCGCCGACGAAGATGCGCAACGCCCGCGACGCGACGGCGGCGGCGATCGACACCCTGCGCGACGGCACCTCGTTCGCCGTGGTCGACGGTACGCATGTGGCCAGGGAGGTCTACCCGGGCAACGGCCGGCTCGCCGTCGCCGACGCCCGGACCCGGGCCCAGGCCAAGGAGGCCCTGCGCCGGCTGAGCGCGGGCGGCGGTACGGCGATCGGGACCTGGCTGCGGCTGGCGGACCGGCTGCTCGGCTCCGCCGACGTGGACATCCGGCACGGCATCCTGCTGACGGACGGGCGCAACGAGCACGAGTCGCCGGAGGACCTGCGCGCGGCGCTGGACGCCTGCGCGGGGCGGTTCACCTGTGACGCCCGCGGGGTCGGCACCGACTGGGAAGTGAAAGAAGTCACAGCCATCGCCTCGGCGCTGCTCGGCACGGCCGACATCGTCGCCGACCCGGCGGGGCTCGCGGCGGACTTCACGCAGATGATGGAGAACGCCATGGGCAAGGAGGTCGCGGACGTCGCGCTGCGGCTGTGGACCCCGGTCGGCGTGGAGATCCAGTACGTGAAGCAGGTGGCGCCGACGGTCGCCGACCTGACCGACCGCCGCACCGAGGCGGGCCCCAGGGCCGGGGACTACCCCACGGGTTCCTGGGGCGACGAGTCCCGCGACTACCACGTCTGCGTCCGGGTCCCGGAGGCCGGAATCGGTCAGGAGATGCTCGCGGCCCGGGTCTCCCTGATCCTTCCCGACCCGGCCGGCGGGGCGCCGCAGACGCTTTCGCAGGGCCTGGTGCGGGCGGTGTGGACGGACGACATGGTGGCGTCCACCTCGATCAATCCGCAGGTCGCGCACTACACGGGTCAGGCCGAACTGGCACAAGTCATCCAGCAGGGTCTTGATGCCCGCAAGTCGGGAGACTTCGACGGCGCCACGGCCAAACTGGGTCGTGCGGTACAGCTGGCATCCGCGTCCGGGAACGAGGACACTGCGAAACTGCTTTCGAAGGTGGTAGACGTCGTCGACGCGGCGACGGGTACTGTGCGACTGAAGGCGAAGGTCGCGGAAGCGGACGAGATGACCCTCGAAACCCGCTCCACGAAGACGGTACGCGTCAAGAAATAG
- a CDS encoding FHA domain-containing protein, producing the protein MPTCPNGHQSGSEDWCEVCGHRMTGPGAPAGAVPPPPPPPPARGYGYPQPHDPNATAQAELCPQCRTPREAMAPFCEECRWNFLTSTATSYTPLAPQHGGPGPGPGHNPPQGFPSQQQQPPQQQRDPFDYQGSRPSQMNRSAEPLSAGPGQSGPPAPFGQGPQGTPPPYQQGPPGQPGQQGRQGPPPPPPYQQGPQGGQQGGPPPSPFQQQGQQQAPHAFQQTAPPQAPPRSDGDDWLLSPPSQTAQGPQTPMQQPPFPGQQHGPGPQGPGQQHGPGQGHGQAPLSNNWTAFIAPDRDYFLAMMQRSGPEATGLNLPAYSPEQQLALTGSQITIGRRRHSTGESPDIDLSVPPEDPGVSHQHAVLVQQPDSSWAVVDQNSTNGTTVNGAEDPIQPYVPVPLQDGDRVHVGAWTTITVRRD; encoded by the coding sequence ATGCCGACCTGCCCGAACGGACACCAGTCGGGTTCCGAGGACTGGTGCGAGGTCTGCGGCCACCGCATGACCGGGCCGGGCGCGCCTGCGGGTGCGGTTCCCCCGCCGCCTCCTCCGCCGCCCGCGCGGGGTTACGGATATCCGCAGCCCCACGACCCGAACGCGACGGCCCAGGCCGAGCTGTGCCCGCAGTGCCGCACGCCGAGGGAGGCGATGGCGCCGTTCTGCGAGGAGTGCCGCTGGAACTTCCTCACGAGCACCGCGACCTCGTACACCCCGCTGGCCCCGCAACACGGCGGCCCCGGTCCCGGTCCCGGGCACAATCCGCCGCAGGGCTTCCCCTCCCAGCAGCAGCAACCGCCGCAGCAGCAGCGCGACCCGTTCGACTACCAGGGCTCGCGGCCCTCGCAGATGAACCGCTCGGCCGAGCCGCTGTCCGCGGGGCCCGGCCAGTCCGGTCCTCCCGCACCGTTCGGGCAGGGCCCGCAGGGCACCCCGCCGCCGTACCAGCAGGGACCGCCCGGCCAGCCCGGACAGCAGGGCCGGCAGGGTCCGCCGCCTCCGCCCCCGTACCAGCAGGGGCCTCAGGGCGGCCAGCAGGGCGGACCCCCGCCGTCGCCGTTCCAGCAGCAGGGCCAGCAGCAGGCGCCGCACGCCTTCCAGCAGACGGCTCCCCCGCAGGCCCCGCCGCGCTCCGACGGGGACGACTGGCTGCTCTCCCCGCCGTCCCAGACCGCCCAGGGCCCGCAGACGCCGATGCAGCAGCCGCCCTTCCCGGGCCAGCAGCACGGCCCGGGGCCGCAGGGCCCGGGTCAGCAGCACGGACCCGGGCAGGGGCACGGGCAGGCTCCGCTGTCCAACAACTGGACGGCGTTCATCGCCCCGGACCGTGACTACTTCCTGGCGATGATGCAGCGCAGCGGCCCCGAGGCCACCGGGCTCAACCTGCCCGCGTACTCCCCGGAGCAGCAGCTCGCGCTCACCGGCAGCCAGATCACGATCGGCCGCCGCCGGCACAGCACGGGCGAGTCCCCGGACATCGACCTGTCGGTGCCGCCGGAGGACCCGGGCGTCTCCCACCAGCACGCGGTGCTCGTCCAGCAGCCCGACAGCAGCTGGGCCGTGGTCGACCAGAACTCCACCAACGGCACCACGGTCAACGGCGCCGAGGATCCGATCCAGCCCTACGTCCCCGTTCCGCTCCAGGACGGCGACCGGGTGCACGTCGGGGCGTGGACGACGATCACGGTCCGCCGGGACTGA
- a CDS encoding MarR family winged helix-turn-helix transcriptional regulator, giving the protein MGIATALVRSAFLVNAVYADSGREHGITAQQGQLLCVLMLKPYGMRELGTVLGLAKSSLTGLVDRSVQRGLVCREADPEDGRAVRVALTGAGSKLAEVFYEETSRRVEALADGVDAPDRALLAALLGRLVLDNKVPVVFRGPCENAPTDTPGC; this is encoded by the coding sequence ATGGGGATCGCCACCGCATTGGTGCGCTCCGCATTTCTGGTGAACGCCGTGTACGCCGATTCCGGCCGCGAGCACGGCATCACCGCCCAGCAGGGCCAGCTGCTCTGCGTCCTGATGCTCAAGCCGTACGGCATGCGCGAGCTGGGCACCGTGCTGGGTCTGGCCAAGTCCAGCCTCACCGGACTGGTGGACCGGAGCGTGCAGCGCGGCCTGGTGTGCCGCGAGGCCGATCCGGAGGACGGGCGCGCCGTGCGGGTGGCGCTGACCGGGGCGGGAAGCAAGCTGGCCGAGGTGTTCTACGAGGAGACCAGCCGACGGGTGGAAGCACTCGCGGACGGCGTCGACGCCCCCGACCGCGCGCTGCTGGCCGCCCTCCTCGGCCGCCTGGTGCTGGACAACAAGGTGCCGGTGGTCTTCCGCGGTCCCTGCGAGAACGCGCCCACGGACACCCCCGGCTGTTAG
- a CDS encoding NAD(P)/FAD-dependent oxidoreductase, producing the protein MANGTARRTVVVIGGGYGGSAVAKALDEETDVVLIDPKDAFVHAAGSLRALVRPDWAENIFFPYDTLLKRGTFRRERAVAVDPGGVTLASGERIAADYLVLASGSDYPFPAKTDTDLSGDALARIREAHAELAAAGRVLIAGAGPVGLELSGEIKAVWPGKHVIVTDPADELMPGFLPEFREELLRQLDGIGVELRLGTALAGEPPAEPGRLKPFTVTTTGGDAIEADLWFRCYGVRSNGGYLADGRVAARDAQGRVPVTERLNVVGHDHIYALGDLTGLAEAKMAGYAMKHAEVVAGNVLAQVRGEVPTGTYRPSPPSALLPLGPGGGVGQVPTPDGPAVLPAAQVSAYKGKDLFTGRFAELFGITRDEGTA; encoded by the coding sequence ATGGCAAACGGAACGGCCCGTCGCACGGTTGTGGTCATCGGTGGGGGATACGGCGGATCGGCGGTCGCCAAAGCGCTCGACGAGGAAACCGATGTGGTGCTCATCGACCCCAAGGACGCATTCGTCCACGCGGCGGGATCACTTCGGGCCCTGGTCAGGCCCGACTGGGCGGAGAACATCTTCTTCCCGTACGACACCCTCCTGAAGCGCGGCACCTTCCGCCGCGAACGGGCCGTCGCCGTCGACCCGGGCGGCGTCACCCTGGCCTCCGGCGAGCGGATCGCCGCCGACTACCTGGTGCTCGCGTCCGGCTCCGACTACCCGTTCCCCGCCAAGACGGACACCGACCTCTCCGGCGACGCGCTGGCCCGGATACGCGAAGCCCACGCGGAACTCGCCGCCGCCGGGCGAGTGCTGATCGCCGGCGCCGGACCGGTCGGCCTCGAACTCTCCGGCGAGATCAAGGCGGTCTGGCCCGGCAAGCACGTGATCGTGACCGACCCGGCCGATGAGCTGATGCCGGGCTTCCTGCCGGAGTTCCGCGAGGAACTGCTGCGCCAGCTGGACGGGATCGGCGTGGAGCTGCGGCTCGGTACCGCGCTCGCCGGGGAACCGCCGGCCGAGCCGGGGCGCCTGAAGCCGTTCACGGTGACCACGACGGGCGGCGACGCGATCGAGGCCGACCTCTGGTTCCGCTGCTACGGCGTGCGCTCCAACGGCGGCTACCTCGCCGACGGCCGGGTCGCCGCCCGCGACGCGCAGGGCCGCGTCCCGGTCACCGAACGCCTCAACGTCGTGGGCCACGACCACATCTACGCCCTCGGCGACCTCACCGGCCTGGCCGAGGCCAAGATGGCCGGGTACGCCATGAAGCACGCCGAGGTGGTGGCGGGCAACGTCCTGGCCCAGGTGCGCGGCGAGGTTCCGACGGGCACCTACCGGCCGTCGCCGCCCTCGGCGCTGCTGCCGCTCGGCCCCGGCGGCGGGGTGGGGCAGGTGCCCACCCCGGACGGCCCGGCCGTCCTGCCGGCCGCGCAGGTCAGCGCGTACAAGGGCAAGGACCTGTTCACCGGCCGCTTCGCCGAACTCTTCGGAATCACCCGCGACGAGGGCACGGCCTAA
- a CDS encoding globin, giving the protein MTENPRDTVQELTFYEQVGGEETFRRLVHRFYQGVADDPLLRPMYPEEDLGPAEERFALFLMQYWGGPRTYSDRRGHPRLRMRHAPFRVDRAAHDAWLGHMRVALDELGLAPEHERQLWDYLTYAAASMVNTDG; this is encoded by the coding sequence GTGACTGAGAATCCGCGCGACACGGTGCAGGAGCTGACCTTCTACGAGCAGGTCGGCGGCGAGGAGACCTTCAGGCGCCTGGTCCACCGCTTCTACCAGGGCGTCGCCGACGACCCGCTGCTGCGGCCGATGTATCCGGAGGAGGATCTCGGGCCCGCCGAGGAGCGGTTCGCGCTCTTCCTCATGCAGTACTGGGGCGGCCCGCGCACCTACAGCGACCGGCGCGGGCACCCCCGGCTGCGGATGCGGCACGCGCCGTTCCGGGTGGACCGCGCGGCGCACGACGCCTGGCTGGGCCACATGCGCGTGGCCCTGGACGAACTGGGCCTGGCACCCGAGCACGAGCGTCAGCTGTGGGACTACCTCACCTACGCCGCCGCCTCGATGGTGAACACGGACGGCTGA
- a CDS encoding FtsX-like permease family protein, with protein MTGFVFLRVRAHRLLLAAAVLAVLLTTSVLAALTAFSGSIGDAALRHTLTHRSAVPAALLVSAQLEPGERESADTAAREAARESFDGLPVTVRKLEASGPYALPRGLQAPAARRGDPDLTHFASLDRSRVRLTAGRMPVAGAGKSGGPVEVALPSTAAAALSLKPGARLKVTDRLGGKPVRIVITGLYKAADQADPYWQLDALGGRGVRKVVFTTYGPLLTDPAVLGSGRISSGEVSWLASADFRTVTTGRMEALHDAATTGPKKLLARPEFKDGASARTSLPTVLDQVDRALLVSRSTLTIVAVQLVLLAGYALLLVARLLSSERAGETELLRARGGSRARITSLAAVEALLLALPAAVVAPLLAGPLTRLLADRGELSRIGLRLDTGVTGQVWLIAAVTALACALAVVAPALAASSGGRRSTRSAALPAPVRAGADLALLLIAAVAYWQLDRQTKGSGSGALSGDRSGGLGIDPLLVAAPALALLAGTVLTLRLLPPAARLAERRAAGGRGLATALAGWQFSRRPLRGAGPVLLLVLSVAMGMLAIGQSASWNRSQSDQADFRSGASVRMTGGISADPAKSGAYEGLPGVREVAPAFRTTVDLSDERTADILALDTTHADERMLMRDDLGGGSTARLFDSLAPEKTARTGLPLPDGSTRLRFDLAISVPAAAHQTSPSGMAPQLTVLLEDRYGLPYQVAAGAVPADGKVRPFEIKVAAAGGLAVTGFELDDKQPVAHGESHRLAVTQLRTVGEDGAERPVPLPSGFRWQAAVSADSFGDVQPGAAAFPTASAATPLGVDYLTGSVTYEDAVYSVPALNVRITAERPKTPAMIQAVATDAYLKATGAKTGQAVDVTLAGERVRVKIARTVHRLPTTGPGGSAEATTEYRRARDGGALLLDLRSLGQVFAQRPSARLTATEWWLSTAPGRTAEAAAALRALPDTDPAQVLVRDEVADELVSDPLGAGPQSALLAVAVVAAALAAVGFAVAATGSQRERSAEFAVLRALGTPRRQLARMTAAEQGVLIAIALLVGGALGALLTRAVVPLIVLTGQAAQPVPSVLVRLPAGQVALLLAGVAALPLLIVAALALRRADPAISLRHQGDH; from the coding sequence GTGACGGGGTTCGTCTTTCTGCGGGTGAGGGCGCACCGGCTCCTTCTCGCCGCGGCCGTGCTGGCCGTGCTCCTGACCACCTCGGTACTGGCCGCGCTCACCGCGTTCTCCGGTTCCATCGGGGACGCCGCGCTGCGCCACACCCTCACCCACCGCTCGGCCGTCCCCGCCGCGCTCCTGGTCTCCGCGCAACTGGAGCCCGGCGAGCGGGAGTCCGCCGACACCGCGGCGCGCGAGGCCGCCCGGGAGTCCTTCGACGGCCTGCCGGTGACCGTGCGGAAGCTGGAGGCCTCCGGTCCGTACGCGCTGCCGCGCGGCCTCCAGGCCCCGGCCGCCCGGCGCGGTGACCCGGACCTCACCCACTTCGCCTCGCTGGACCGCAGCCGCGTCCGCCTCACCGCAGGCCGCATGCCCGTCGCCGGGGCGGGGAAGAGCGGCGGCCCCGTCGAGGTCGCCCTCCCCTCGACCGCCGCCGCTGCCCTGTCGCTGAAGCCCGGCGCGCGGCTGAAGGTCACCGACCGGCTGGGCGGCAAGCCGGTGCGCATCGTGATTACCGGGCTCTACAAGGCCGCCGACCAGGCCGACCCGTACTGGCAGTTGGACGCGCTCGGCGGTCGCGGCGTCCGCAAGGTCGTCTTCACGACCTACGGCCCGCTGCTCACCGACCCGGCGGTGCTCGGCTCGGGGCGGATCAGCTCGGGCGAGGTGTCCTGGCTGGCCTCCGCCGACTTCCGGACCGTCACCACCGGCCGTATGGAGGCCCTGCACGACGCGGCGACCACAGGCCCGAAGAAGCTGCTGGCCCGGCCCGAGTTCAAGGACGGGGCGAGCGCGCGGACATCCCTGCCCACCGTGCTCGACCAGGTCGACCGCGCGCTGCTGGTCTCCCGCTCGACGCTGACGATCGTGGCCGTGCAACTGGTCCTGCTCGCCGGGTACGCCCTGCTGCTCGTGGCCCGGCTGCTCAGCAGCGAACGCGCCGGGGAGACCGAACTGCTGCGGGCACGCGGCGGATCGCGTGCCCGGATCACCTCGCTCGCGGCCGTCGAGGCGCTGCTGCTCGCGCTGCCCGCCGCCGTCGTCGCGCCGCTGCTCGCCGGCCCGCTGACCCGGCTCCTCGCCGACCGCGGCGAACTCTCCCGGATCGGTCTGCGCCTGGACACCGGGGTCACGGGACAGGTGTGGCTGATCGCCGCCGTCACCGCGCTGGCCTGCGCGCTCGCCGTGGTGGCGCCCGCGCTGGCCGCCAGCTCCGGGGGCAGGCGCTCGACGCGTTCGGCCGCGCTGCCCGCACCGGTCCGGGCGGGCGCGGACCTGGCGCTGCTGCTGATCGCGGCCGTCGCGTACTGGCAGCTGGACCGGCAGACCAAGGGCTCGGGGAGCGGCGCGCTCAGCGGCGACCGCTCGGGCGGGCTCGGGATCGACCCGCTGCTCGTGGCCGCGCCCGCGCTGGCCCTGCTCGCCGGGACCGTGCTGACCCTGCGGCTGCTGCCGCCCGCCGCGCGCCTCGCGGAGCGCCGGGCGGCGGGCGGCCGGGGGCTCGCGACCGCCCTGGCCGGCTGGCAGTTCAGCCGCCGCCCCCTGCGGGGTGCCGGGCCGGTCCTGCTGCTGGTCCTCTCGGTGGCGATGGGCATGCTGGCGATCGGGCAGAGCGCCTCGTGGAACCGTTCGCAGAGCGACCAGGCCGACTTCAGGTCCGGTGCCTCGGTGCGCATGACGGGCGGCATCAGCGCGGACCCGGCCAAGTCCGGTGCGTACGAGGGGCTGCCGGGCGTACGCGAGGTGGCGCCCGCCTTCCGGACGACGGTGGACCTCTCCGACGAGCGCACCGCCGACATCCTCGCGCTGGACACCACGCACGCCGACGAGCGGATGCTGATGCGCGACGACCTCGGCGGCGGCTCCACCGCCCGGCTGTTCGACTCGCTCGCTCCGGAGAAGACCGCGCGCACCGGGCTGCCGCTGCCCGACGGCAGCACCCGGCTCCGCTTCGACCTGGCGATCTCCGTACCGGCCGCCGCCCACCAGACCTCGCCCTCCGGCATGGCCCCGCAGCTCACCGTGTTGCTGGAGGACCGCTACGGCCTCCCGTACCAGGTGGCCGCCGGGGCCGTGCCGGCCGACGGGAAGGTCCGCCCGTTCGAGATCAAGGTGGCCGCCGCCGGCGGGCTGGCCGTCACCGGCTTCGAACTGGACGACAAGCAGCCCGTCGCTCACGGCGAGTCGCACCGGCTCGCCGTCACCCAGCTGCGCACGGTCGGCGAGGACGGCGCCGAGCGGCCGGTCCCGCTGCCTTCCGGTTTCCGCTGGCAGGCCGCCGTGAGCGCCGACTCGTTCGGCGACGTGCAGCCCGGCGCGGCCGCCTTCCCCACCGCGTCGGCCGCCACCCCGCTGGGCGTCGACTACCTCACCGGCTCGGTCACCTACGAGGACGCGGTGTACTCGGTGCCCGCCCTCAACGTGCGGATCACCGCGGAGCGGCCCAAGACCCCGGCCATGATCCAGGCGGTCGCCACGGACGCCTATCTCAAGGCCACCGGGGCGAAGACCGGGCAGGCCGTCGACGTCACGCTGGCCGGCGAACGGGTCCGGGTGAAGATCGCCCGGACCGTGCACCGGCTGCCGACGACCGGCCCCGGCGGCTCCGCCGAGGCGACCACGGAGTACCGGCGGGCCAGGGACGGCGGGGCGCTGCTGCTCGACCTCAGGTCCCTGGGCCAGGTCTTCGCCCAGCGGCCGAGCGCCCGGCTCACCGCCACCGAGTGGTGGCTGAGCACCGCCCCCGGCCGCACCGCCGAGGCCGCCGCCGCGCTGCGCGCCCTGCCCGACACCGACCCCGCGCAGGTGCTGGTCCGCGACGAGGTCGCCGACGAACTGGTCAGCGATCCGCTGGGGGCGGGCCCGCAGTCGGCGCTGCTCGCGGTGGCGGTCGTCGCGGCGGCCCTGGCCGCGGTCGGCTTCGCGGTGGCGGCGACCGGCTCGCAGCGGGAGCGTTCCGCCGAATTCGCCGTGCTGCGCGCGCTGGGCACCCCGCGCCGCCAGCTGGCCCGGATGACCGCGGCCGAGCAGGGCGTGCTGATCGCCATCGCCCTGCTGGTCGGGGGCGCGCTGGGGGCACTGCTCACCCGGGCGGTGGTGCCGCTGATCGTGCTGACCGGACAGGCGGCCCAGCCGGTGCCGTCGGTGCTGGTGCGACTGCCGGCCGGACAGGTCGCGCTGCTGCTGGCCGGGGTCGCGGCCCTGCCGCTGCTCATCGTCGCGGCCCTCGCCCTGCGCCGCGCCGACCCCGCGATTTCGCTGCGCCACCAGGGGGACCACTGA